The region AATCCCGAGCTCAATCACGAGATTCGTCGATGCCAACATAAACGCCAGCGAAGGAACCAGGCCTGCCCCTTTTTTGAACAAAGACTTCGTAGTGGAGAGTGCCGCGAAACTGCAGGAGCTGGAGATGAAACCGAAAAAGGTCGCCAAGGCTACCGACTTCGGACCTGCTTGCCCCATGGTTTGCTTCATCCGCTCTTTGGTAACGAAAACTTGGATACAGCTACTAATGACGTAACCCAGACCGAAAGCCCAGAACGCCATCCAGAAGAAACCCAGGGACGTTAAAGCGGCTTCGTTCCATTGGTTGAGAAATTGATCCATGGGATCGATGGCTCCTTTCGCTGCTTAATTGTCTTCGGTCCCGGCCCAGTGACGATCATGCATGCCGAGATTCATTTTGAACTCCTTGAAGCCTGCAAAGACGACCGGCACCACGAACAGCGTCAGCAGCTCCACGGTCATGCCCCCCACGACTGGCCAGGCCATCGCTTTGGCGACATCGCTGCCACGCCCTGTCGACAGGAAGACCGGCACCAGAGCAATGATTGTCGTGAAGGTGGTCATCAAGCAGGGACGGATCCGTTTCATGCCGGCCTCGACCGTCGCGTTGCGGATGTCGGCAATCGTCTCTAAACGCTTTCGCGTAAAGACCTGATCGAGGTAGGTGGCCATGACCACGCCGTCGTCGACCGCAATTCCAAACAGGGCGATGAAACCCACCCAGACCGCCGTGTTGATCTCCACGGAGTTGATTGCCAAGCAAATCATGCCCCCAGCGAATGCAACTGGGATGCCAGCGAACACGGCCAACGTGATCGGGAGATGGCGAAATTGCAGGTAAATGATGAACAGGTTGACCAGAATGACGAGGGGAATCACCCACATCAAGCGTTGGTTGGCTTCGATCTGGTTCTGAAACGATCCTACCGGCTTCAATGCATACCCGGCCGGAAGGGAAAGTGTTCCGTTCTGTTGCGCTTCACGTAAGCTCTGCTCGACGGAGTCGACCGTTTCCAGATCGCCCAATGATCCTGCCGGAGAGAACGAAACGTGCGCTACCAAGCGTGCATCTTCGCTATTGATCACGCCTGGCCCCCAGGTGGTGTTCATCTTGGCCAGATTGGCCAGTGGAATGACTTCGCCGGATTGGGTGACGACAGGAAGTTCGTCCAACGCATACAGTTGCTCTCGGAGTTGCCGTTCGTACCGCACGCGAATTGGATAGCGTTCTCTCCCTTCGACCGTCTTGGTGACATTGGCACCCCCCAGGGCCGTTTCAATCACTTGATTCACCATCGCCGTGGACATGCCATAACGGGCCGCTGTATCCCGATCGACATCGAACTCGACGTAGGGTTTGCCGAGCACGATATCGGGATTGACGGTCGCCGCGTTGATCTGTGGCAGCGTTTTCAGGAAGTCAGCGACCTGAATGGATGCGTTGGCGAGTCCATCAAGGCTGTCGCCGTAGATCCGAATAGCCATCGAGGCTTTGATGCCGCTTTGCAGCATCACAACACGTCCCTCAATCGGTTGAAGCGGCGACGCTGGCGTGACGCCGGGTAGGGTTGCAACCGCGTTGATTTGTTCCCAAATGTCCTGGGTGGAAATTCCCTCTCGCCACTGATCGACTGGCTTGAGCATTACGTACGTTTCGATCATGGCCGCGGGCGCAGGGTCCAGGGCGGACTCCACTCGGCCAATTTTCCCAAGAACGTTTTGCACCTCGGGAATTTCTTTGATCAACGCATCTTGGGTCTGAAGCACTTCCATTGCCTGCGAGAAGCTGGCCGCTGGGTAAAGCGTGGGCATGTAGAACCAGCTTCCTTCATCCAGGGCGATCCAGTCGTCTGATTCAAGGCCAGGCAGCGTATGCTTCAGATCGACATATCCCGGTACCCCGTTCAGATTAGTACCCAGGTAGCTGCTTGCGGTTTCCGCGGGACGCAGGATTGTGGGAAGTCCGAGCCAAGCACCAAGTCCCAAAAGAATCATCATCGCCGGCAGTGCCAGGAACGCACCCTTTCGCGCCAGGAACAACCGCAGTAACGGTTCATACACCCATAGGATAATCCGGCTGACAGGGTTTTCATCGACAGGCCGCAGTCTCTCGCCGAGCGTCCAATACCCAACGATACCCAGGAGCAGGCCTGCCGATATCACGGATATCCAAGTTGGGATGTTGAGCAGGTCCTGAAGCGTGTCGCCGAACATGAACCCAAGCAGCATCCCGGTCAGGCCAAGGCCAATGGCGCCGATCCACCTTGTCCGGGTGCTCGAATGACTGGAACGTAGCAGGACTCGGCTTAAGAACGGCACAAGTGTCACGGCGACAATCAATGCGGCCACCAATGCGAATGTCTTCGTCCAGGCCAGGGGCGCGAAGAGCTTGTAGTCGCGTCCCGTGAGCATGAATACCGGTAGGAAGCTCACGACTGTCGTCATCACCGCTGTGACGACTGCTGGGGCCACCTCGCCGGCAGCTTTGTTAATGACACGAAGCCTTTCGGAACTGCCGCCGGGCCGACCGTCGCGTTCCCAGTCGGCCAGTTGGTCGTAGATGCTCTCGGAGACGATGATTCCCATGTCGACCATGGTGCCGATCGCAATGGCAATTCCCGCAAGTGACATGATATTCGCATCGACACCAAAAACATGCATGCCGATAAACGCTAACAGTACCGCAACCGGTAGCGATACGGCCACCACGATACTTGCCCGAAAGTGGAGCAAGAAAAGAAGAATCACCGCACCTGTGATAAGAATCTCTTGAAACAGGGCGGATGTGAGTGTGGCGATGGTCTCATCAATCAGGCCGGTTCGGTCATAAACAATGTTCACCTTCACGCCGTTGAGGCTAGGCTCGATCTGCTTGATCTTTGCTTTGACCCGGTCGATGACCGCGCGCGGGTTCTCGCCGAATCGCATCACGACGACACCCCCGACCGCTTCGGTACCGTTAAGGTCGATCGCGCCGCGGCGAAATTCTGGACCTAACTGTACGCGTCCAAGGTCACGCACGCGGAGGGGAATACCATCTTGCGAGCGGACGACGGTCTTCTCGATGTCCTCGACGGCTTGACTGGTATCTTGATTGGCGCCAATGAAGCCCTTTCCACGAATAATGAACTCCATGCCGCCTGACTCGATGGTTTTCGCACCGACATCGATGTTCGATTTACGAACCGCTTCAACCAACTGATCGAGCGGAACGTTGTGAAAGCGGAGCCGGTCCGGGTCGATTTCAATTTGGTACTGACGAACATATCCACCCACGCTGGCAACTTCACTGACTCCAGGCACCGACTGTAGCTCGTATTTCACGACGAAGTCCTGCAGGCTGCGCAACTCGGCAAGGTTCGTTCCTTCTGGAGAATCGAGCGTGTAATACAGAACCTGTCCCAGCCCGGTGGCATCTGGGCCAAGCGTCGGGACGACACCTTCCGGCAGCATCGCCCCAGCCGTGCCGAGTTGCTCCAGGACACGTGAACGAGCCCAGTAGAAATCGGTACTGTCTTTGAAGGTGACCTGGACGAAGCTGTAACCAAAAAGGCTTTTTCCGCGAACCGATTCAGCATCGGGAACCGCCAGTAAGGCAACCGAGAGGGGGTAGGTGATCTGGTCTTCGATGTCTTTAGGGGAACGACCGGGCCAGGCCGTAAAGACGATGACCTGGTTTTCGCCGATGTTAGGAATGGCGTCGATCGGCACCTGCTGGGCAGAGTACCATCCGAAGCCGATGGTCACGAACAACAGAATCACCATGATCAAGCGTTCGCGAACGCAAAAGGAGATGATGTGGCTCAACATCTTATTGCTCCTCTCCGCTGGTGGGCTCGTGCTGATGTGCTTCATGCGGTGTCATGTTCGATATCATCACCGGCGGAATCGTGCGGACGTGCTCGCCGCAGCGAAGCATTTCGCTTCCATAGTAAGGATTTAGCAATCGGTCGTTGGCTTGTAGCCAGTCTCCCTCACCTTCTTTGACCATGGGGCAGAAGAACTGGTGGAACTCTTGTTTCGCCTGGGAACCTCGGATGGATGTCGCGAGTTGTAAGACGGCATGGCTGATCGGTTTGAACTGCTTACGGGCATCGTCGATCGATTGATGATGTAGATGCTGAGAACGATCCGCAATCGTTTGCAGTCGCTCGCGTGTCTTGTCATCAAGCTGCGCGGAAGTGGCTAATTGCATGGCGGCGTTGTAAAGGGTTAACGCGGCACCTGGCGACGGCTTTTTGTCCGAAGCGAGTTGGCTCTGGATGGTGAAGTAGGCTTGGTAGGCGGCCTCTAGAGTGACCCCTTCCTGCCCTTCGATGGGCGAAATGTCGATGGAGTCGAATTCCATCGGAGTATTGCGGTTTCCCTCTTTCTCATAGCGAGTCGGGTCGATCAGACTCGGCTTGCCTGCCAATTGCATTTGGGAATCGATCAGGAAGTTACCGGAAGTGGCGACCTGTTCGCCTGGCTTCACTCCTTCCAGGATGACGGCCTTGTCTCTTAGGATCGGACCGATCTTCACCGTACGAATCTCGAACCGTCCTGGCTCGGTCTCCACGTAGACCACGCTATTGTCTCCTGCCATCAAGAGGGCAGAGCGTGGAACAACGACCGATGCCGTCCGCTCGACCGGCTGCTCGGTGTATCCGTAGCGAGATGTGGGAACGAGGTCCATGCCGCAGATAGGACAGGTGCCCGGTTGGTCTTGAATGATTTGTGGATGCATAGGACTGATCCACTTGCCGGCGAGTTGTTCGTCGTAAATCTCTCCTTGCGGACCGATGGGGATCTCGATCTTGGCGACGGCATAGTCGCCTGGTCGTAGTTGACCTTGATCATTCTTGAATTCAACCCGAACACCGACCGTGCGGTTCTTCTTGTCGACGCGAGGATCAACAAACGCAACGCGGCCGATAAGAGTCTCGCCGGGACGAGAAGTCAGCTCGGCTTTGACCACTTGTCCAAAGCGAACACGTGACGCATCCTCAGGATAGAGTTCCAGCATGAGCCAAACGGTCGACAGATTGGCGATCCGGTAGATCGGTTCGCCGGAAGAAATATACTTCCCTTCTTCCGCGAGTTTTTCGATGACAGTACCACCCATGGGGGCGTAAATCGTTAGCCGCGACTCCGCTTTACTGGAGGTCTCAAGTTGATCGAGCTGTGCGGTCGTCATGCCCAGTTCCACAAGTTTCTGCCGCGAGCTTTCAAGTAGCTTTTGCTGGGCTTCACGGATCGATGCCAGGGAGGTGTTTTCCGTGCGTTGGACACTACTTCGAGCTTCGAGAAACTCGGCCTGGGCTGCATAAAGCTGTGGACTATAGACCACGGCCAAGTGGTCCCCTTTCGCGACGACGACCCCCGTATAATCCGCGAAGAGTCGTTCGACGCGTCCATCGATATACGCGGCGATGGTTGCTTGTCGACTCTCGTCGATCTCAATCGATCCAATCGTTTCCAGCGTGACTGAGACGGGCTCAGACGTCACTGCGGCCGTCTTGATTTGGGCGAGGCGTCGCTGAGCAGGTTCGATCGTGATGGCGAACTGATCGAGATCGGCGCTGCCTGACGATGCCGGCACTAAGGCCATCCCACAAATAGGACAGCGCCCCGGACCGGGCTGACGAATCTGAGGATGCATCGGGCACGTGTAGATCTGCTGACTATCACCGCTCGCTCCAGCGGATGGGGAGGCGTCGCCAGCACCAATCCAACCGATGCGTTGGGCGAGCCCCAAGAGGACAATAAGTAAGACCCCAGCGATGAGGAACGTTCCGATCGGAGCTAAACGCGACATCCACCAGCGGATCGAGTGGGACCGAGGTTGTGGGGGATCAGGTGAGTTCGCCATGATCAAATCCAATCGGCAAGGGGGAAGCAAGGGAGAGCGGCTGGACCGGAACAAGTCGCCAGCATTGGACCGCGCCAGGAACTGCCCCAGCCAGCCGCTCGTATTCACGTAGTTAAGCCTTGGTTAAACAACGTTACGAATGCTGGTGATCATGGTCACCATGGTCGTGGGCACCAGGATTGGGGTGCTCATCTGCTTCCGCAAGCTTGGTTGCCTTGTCTTCTTCCGAAAGAGCTTCCCACTTGGGCTTGCAGCCGGGGCAGCAAAACCCAACGGCCTTGCCGTTCCACTCGGCACGCCCGCCGTCGGCCGCGACTTTGCCACCCATGATGGGGCAGTACTGGTTCACGGTTTGGGCCGTGTCAGGGGTGTCTCCGGAGGATTGATTGCAGCCCAAGAGCAAAACGGTCGCGCAAAGCGACAACAATAGATAACGCATGGTTATTTCCTACGTTGGTGAATCGTGTTTGAGATCGCCCAGTTAGGGCGAAGTAGCAGACGTATCGGAGGATCGCTCCGAGCAAAGAATCGACGCCGTGGTCGTTACGTCAGCCAAACACAGAGAACCGTCTGCTTCTCAGCCGCTAAGGCCAATGCAGGACGGTCGGTCTTAGGAAAAAGGGTCGTTCGACAGCAGACGGCTTCGTACTCGCAAGTCACGGTCGCCAAGTGCAGGTCAGCCAGGTCATGAAACTCCAACGTCGACGAGACCGGCAGAGGCTGTTCTTGGACGGGACTTGAAAGATGGCAACTGCACCCTGTTGAGGTGTGAACCCCGTCATCACGCGACGGATCAGGATCTGGAGTCGAGGAAGAGCCGGATCGGCAGTGGGAGCAACTCGACGGTACCCCGTCTTTCGTCCGTGGATTATGGCAACAACACTGCGTCAGACAGGCCGATGCCGATGTCATCGAACAGCGACACTGGCCAGCGTGAGCGAAACAGACCGACTGCGTCAGCATCATCAATGCTGCGAAAAAGACGGCCAAATTGCTCACAAATGAGATCACTTCGGTTTCCTCTAGCCCAGTGGGGATATTCAAAGTCTAGGCTGCACTTCAACTTGCGTCAACGTCTAAGTCCCGCTGGGAATCGTGATTGACTCGGCCTGCAAGGTTTAGCTTGACTCCGTACCATAGTACAGGGTCGATAATGCGTGTAAGGAGTTTTTGCTATGCCTCGATTTACGATCGGAAGACTTGCCAAGGCGTCGGGCGTCGGTGTCGAAACCATTCGCTTTTATGAAAAGCGAGGCTTGATCGCGCGGCCCAAGGCATTAGGTACCTATCGTGAATATTCACCAGAGACGGTCGAGCGGATCCATTTCATCAAACGTGCCCAGGAATTGGGATTCACGTTGGCTGAGATTCTGGAGTTGTTGAGCTTTGCCGACACTCCCCAAGCGGACCGGAAGGCGGCTAAGCAGTTCGCTACTCAGAAGGTAGAAGAGATTCGCGAGAAGATTACGGACTTACAAAGAATGCAAGAGTCACTTGGGCACCTGGTCGAGCAGTGCTCTGGGCATGGTCCGATGGAAGGGTGTCCCATCATCGAGGCATTGGCAAATCGCAAACATCACCCACAGTCTTTGGAGTCGTAACCGATGGAAGTTGTTTATCAAAGCAATTTACGATGCGGAAGTTGCCTTAGCAAGCTGAAACCATACCTCGATGCAGAACCGACCATTCAACAATGGTCGTCCGATCTCGCCGATCCACGAAAACTCGTCCGAGTTCAACTGAATAGCATCGCGGAAAAGACTCGCGTGCTGGAGTTATTTCAGCAGGCAGGCTTCTCCGCACAGGAGATTGTCACCGAGAAACCAGATACAAAAGAAGCGTCGAAGTTCAAGCTGTCCACCTATCGTCCACTATTGTTAGTGGTGGCATACATCCTGGGAGTAACGCTATTTACTGAATTCGCCATTGGCCAGTTCGCGTGGATTCGCGCCATGAACCACTTTATGGGGTTCTTCTTTGTCGGGTTTGCCTTTTTCAAACTTTTGAACGTGACTGCTTTCGCGGAAGCGTTTCAAGCCTACGATGTCGTGGCCAAGCGATGGCACGGCTATGCAGTGGCCTACCCATTTGTGGAGCTGGGGCTAGGGATCTTGTATCTGTCCCAGGCGTTTCCGCTATTGGCCAACGGATTGACGATCGCGGTGATGGGTATCGGCCTGGTCGGAGTGATCGCAGCTGTTCGTAATCGAAAGCCCATTCAGTGTGCATGCCTGGGCACCGTGTTTAACTTGCCGATGTCCGTAGTGACAATTGTCGAGAATTCAGCAATGTTGCTCATGGCTGCCATAATGTTAAATCTGGCAACAAACCGCATATAGAAGTGGCTTGAATTGTCATTTCAATTGAGTTGTCCTTAGTCGCAGGGCATTTCCAATAACCGAAACCGAGCTAAAACTCATGGCCGCGGCGGCGATCATTGGGTTGAGCAGAAGATGTTCGGAGATTGGATACAAGATCCCAGCGGCTACGGGCACTCCGAGAGCGTTGTAAACAAGTGCGAAAAACAGATTCTGTCGAATATTGGTCATGGTGTGTCGACTAAGTTGAATGGCTCGGACAATCCCTCGTAGATCACCCTTTACGAGGGTCACTCCAGCCGATTCAATTGCCACATCCGTTCCTGTTCCCATGGCAATGCCGACATTCGCTTCTGCCAACGCGGGAGCGTCGTTGATCCCGTCACCTGCCATGGCCACAATACGACCTTGGGACTTAAGCGATTGAATTCGAGCATGTTTGTCCTCGGGGCGAACGCCAGCTTCAAAGGAGTCAATTCCTAGCTTC is a window of Bremerella sp. TYQ1 DNA encoding:
- a CDS encoding MerR family DNA-binding protein; translation: MPRFTIGRLAKASGVGVETIRFYEKRGLIARPKALGTYREYSPETVERIHFIKRAQELGFTLAEILELLSFADTPQADRKAAKQFATQKVEEIREKITDLQRMQESLGHLVEQCSGHGPMEGCPIIEALANRKHHPQSLES
- a CDS encoding efflux RND transporter permease subunit, whose amino-acid sequence is MLSHIISFCVRERLIMVILLFVTIGFGWYSAQQVPIDAIPNIGENQVIVFTAWPGRSPKDIEDQITYPLSVALLAVPDAESVRGKSLFGYSFVQVTFKDSTDFYWARSRVLEQLGTAGAMLPEGVVPTLGPDATGLGQVLYYTLDSPEGTNLAELRSLQDFVVKYELQSVPGVSEVASVGGYVRQYQIEIDPDRLRFHNVPLDQLVEAVRKSNIDVGAKTIESGGMEFIIRGKGFIGANQDTSQAVEDIEKTVVRSQDGIPLRVRDLGRVQLGPEFRRGAIDLNGTEAVGGVVVMRFGENPRAVIDRVKAKIKQIEPSLNGVKVNIVYDRTGLIDETIATLTSALFQEILITGAVILLFLLHFRASIVVAVSLPVAVLLAFIGMHVFGVDANIMSLAGIAIAIGTMVDMGIIVSESIYDQLADWERDGRPGGSSERLRVINKAAGEVAPAVVTAVMTTVVSFLPVFMLTGRDYKLFAPLAWTKTFALVAALIVAVTLVPFLSRVLLRSSHSSTRTRWIGAIGLGLTGMLLGFMFGDTLQDLLNIPTWISVISAGLLLGIVGYWTLGERLRPVDENPVSRIILWVYEPLLRLFLARKGAFLALPAMMILLGLGAWLGLPTILRPAETASSYLGTNLNGVPGYVDLKHTLPGLESDDWIALDEGSWFYMPTLYPAASFSQAMEVLQTQDALIKEIPEVQNVLGKIGRVESALDPAPAAMIETYVMLKPVDQWREGISTQDIWEQINAVATLPGVTPASPLQPIEGRVVMLQSGIKASMAIRIYGDSLDGLANASIQVADFLKTLPQINAATVNPDIVLGKPYVEFDVDRDTAARYGMSTAMVNQVIETALGGANVTKTVEGRERYPIRVRYERQLREQLYALDELPVVTQSGEVIPLANLAKMNTTWGPGVINSEDARLVAHVSFSPAGSLGDLETVDSVEQSLREAQQNGTLSLPAGYALKPVGSFQNQIEANQRLMWVIPLVILVNLFIIYLQFRHLPITLAVFAGIPVAFAGGMICLAINSVEINTAVWVGFIALFGIAVDDGVVMATYLDQVFTRKRLETIADIRNATVEAGMKRIRPCLMTTFTTIIALVPVFLSTGRGSDVAKAMAWPVVGGMTVELLTLFVVPVVFAGFKEFKMNLGMHDRHWAGTEDN
- a CDS encoding efflux RND transporter periplasmic adaptor subunit; translated protein: MANSPDPPQPRSHSIRWWMSRLAPIGTFLIAGVLLIVLLGLAQRIGWIGAGDASPSAGASGDSQQIYTCPMHPQIRQPGPGRCPICGMALVPASSGSADLDQFAITIEPAQRRLAQIKTAAVTSEPVSVTLETIGSIEIDESRQATIAAYIDGRVERLFADYTGVVVAKGDHLAVVYSPQLYAAQAEFLEARSSVQRTENTSLASIREAQQKLLESSRQKLVELGMTTAQLDQLETSSKAESRLTIYAPMGGTVIEKLAEEGKYISSGEPIYRIANLSTVWLMLELYPEDASRVRFGQVVKAELTSRPGETLIGRVAFVDPRVDKKNRTVGVRVEFKNDQGQLRPGDYAVAKIEIPIGPQGEIYDEQLAGKWISPMHPQIIQDQPGTCPICGMDLVPTSRYGYTEQPVERTASVVVPRSALLMAGDNSVVYVETEPGRFEIRTVKIGPILRDKAVILEGVKPGEQVATSGNFLIDSQMQLAGKPSLIDPTRYEKEGNRNTPMEFDSIDISPIEGQEGVTLEAAYQAYFTIQSQLASDKKPSPGAALTLYNAAMQLATSAQLDDKTRERLQTIADRSQHLHHQSIDDARKQFKPISHAVLQLATSIRGSQAKQEFHQFFCPMVKEGEGDWLQANDRLLNPYYGSEMLRCGEHVRTIPPVMISNMTPHEAHQHEPTSGEEQ
- a CDS encoding MauE/DoxX family redox-associated membrane protein — protein: MLELFQQAGFSAQEIVTEKPDTKEASKFKLSTYRPLLLVVAYILGVTLFTEFAIGQFAWIRAMNHFMGFFFVGFAFFKLLNVTAFAEAFQAYDVVAKRWHGYAVAYPFVELGLGILYLSQAFPLLANGLTIAVMGIGLVGVIAAVRNRKPIQCACLGTVFNLPMSVVTIVENSAMLLMAAIMLNLATNRI